A single Sceloporus undulatus isolate JIND9_A2432 ecotype Alabama unplaced genomic scaffold, SceUnd_v1.1 scaffold_12, whole genome shotgun sequence DNA region contains:
- the LOC121917187 gene encoding uncharacterized protein C3orf38 homolog: MASAWAGMNEREREGCRELLELLHTADLLALTDTVTNRLVEPGNRNEAIHAILLYSQSAEELLKRKKVFREVIFKYLATKGVVVPPSSEKHQLVSRAKQYWCGQLKNCDSDEKYSEPNVEQPQGEGKQGDKEEPDKECYSLGEEFCQWFFEILNSQNPLIGQSQDEWGPQHFWDDAVLKFCYNTSEQNIEEYLGAELVSLRLLSLVREEYLFLNPNLNAGGLRCAVSQHGLVVVAVAGTVHRNTCCLGVFEQIFGLIRCPFRENTWKIKFVNLKIVGQNAMEPGTEIERPCIKYEQEELQEFYVPKDVALIEPKKF, from the exons atgGCGTCTGCCTGGGCGGGGATGAACGAGCGCGAGCGGGAGGGCTGCCGGGAGCTCCTGGAGCTGCTTCACACCGCCGACCTGCTCGCTCTCACCGACACGGTCACCAACCGCCTCGTCGAGCCCGGCAACAGGAACG AAGCCATACATGCCATCTTACTATACAGCCAAAGTGCCGAAGAGCtgctgaagagaaagaaagtattTCGAGAGGTAATCTTCAAGTACTTGGCAACAAAAGGAGTTGTAGTGCCTCCTTCTTCTGAAAAACACCAACTTGTTAGTCGTGCAAAACAGTACTGGTGCGGACAGCTGAAAAATTGTGACTCGGATGAAAAATATTCTGAGCCCAACGTAGAG CAGCCTcaaggagaaggaaaacaagGAGATAAAGAAGAACCTGACAAGGAGTGCTACAGTCTGGGAGAGGAGTTTTGTCAATGGTTCTTTGAAATTCTGAACTCTCAGAACCCATTGATTGGACAATCACAAGATGAATGGGGACCACAACACTTTTGGGATGACGCAGTACTAAAGTTTTGTTACAATACTTCAGAACAAAACATAGAAGAGTACTTGGGTGCAGAATTAGTGAGCCTTCGCTTATTGTCCTTGGTGAGAGAAGAATACCTTTTTCTGAACCCCAATTTGAATGCTGGTGGCCTGAGGTGCGCAGTTTCACAACATGGGTTAGTTGTGGTGGCAGTAGCTGGCACCGTTCATAGAAACACTTGCTGTTTAGGAGTGTTTGAACAAATCTTCGGACTCATCCGCTGCCCATTTAGGGAAAAtacatggaaaatcaagtttgtgAATCTAAAGATTGTTGGTCAGAATGCCATGGAACCTGGGACTGAAATAGAAAGACCTTGCATAAAATATGAGCAAGAGGAACTCCAGGAATTCTATGTGCCCAAGGATGTTGCCTTGATTGAACCTAAAAAATTCTGA